TTATTTATGGAAATCAAAAGAGCTTGAAGAAATAATTCCAGACAAATATGAAACAATCAGGAAAATTTTCAATGTGTCTGATGAGGGTAATTTTCTGAATGAAGCCACAAAAAAACTTACAGGAAAAAATATTCTGTACTTAAAAAATAGATTGCTTGATGTACTCAAAGAAGAATCATTAACTTATGAAGAATATGAGCAAATAAGAAAAAAACTTCTCAATTTCAGAAGTAAAAGAATACCACCACTTAAAGATGATAAAATATTAACCGACTGGAATAGTTTATTAATATCTTCGTTTGTAAAAGCTTACATAGTTTTTGAAGATGATATGTTTTTGAAATCTGCCATTAATTGCTATGATTTTATAATGGAAAATTTATTTATAGACAATAAACTTTTTCATGTATGGAAAGACAATCGTTCTTACACAAATGGTTTTGTTGATGATTACGCTTTTTTAATTAATGCTTCTTTAGAACTTTACAAAGCAACACTTGACGAAAATTATCTGCTTAATTCAATCAATTTTGATAATGTTTTATACAATGAATTCTGGGATAACGAAAAAGGCGGATACTTTTTTACTTCAAAAAATGACGATAATATTGTTAGAACAAAAATCCTTTTCGATGGAGCAATTCCATCAGGAAATTCAGTTCAATTACTAAATCTCATAAAACTATATCATTACACTGGAAATCCATTTTATTCAGAATTAATTAACAAACAATTAAAAGCTTTTTCAAAGCAGGTTAACAGTGCAACTCTTGGTTATACATATTTCTTGAATTCTTTTTTAATATTAAATGAAGAAACTGGAGAATTACTTATTATTTCTAAAAATGAAATAGAAAAAAATATTATCTCACAACTATCCCGACAAGAAAAACTATTTTCCATTTTAATTACAAATGAGAACAAAGAAAAAATTTATGAAATTGCTCAGTGGACTAAAAATTATAAATTACTTAACGACAAAGTAACTTATTATTTGTGTAAAAATTATACATGCAAACAACCAGCTAACGATTTTAATGAGATATTAAAAGACTTATTCTAATTAAGTGGATAATTATTCATAAAATTTAATAATTATAAAAAAATTACTCTGGCTATTGAATCTATCATTTTTGATTACTATAATGAAAACAAAAAATTTTAGTATTTAACAAATTGGCTCAAGAAATTAATAAATACTGCATATTTACCACAGATAGCTATAAAGTTCTAAAAAATTTAGAACTCCTTGTCACTACATACACGCACACCTCAACGACGCGTTAATAAAACACTCATTCCCTGTATAATTATAAAATCAAAAACAAAGAGGAATTAAGCACAAATGAAAATACTAAAATTTGGTGGTTCAAGTGTAGGTAACGCAGAAAGAATTAACAGTGTTATTGAAATACTGCAAAAATATTATATATCAAAAAAAATTAAGTTTTCTGTTGTCTTTTCTGCTTTTCAGGGAGTAACAGATAAATTAATCGAAATTGGCAATTATGCTTTCAAGCACAATCCCCAGTATGCTAACGAATTAAAATCACTCATTGAACATCATTATAAAATAGCAACTCAATTAAATCAAAACAAAGACATTAAAACTCTTACAAAAAAATTAGAAAAACTTTTTAATGAATTAAAAGAAGTTGTAGATGGTGTTTATCTTGTAAAAGAACTTACACCAAGAACACTTGATTACATTGTAAGTTTTGGTGAAAAACTTTCCTGCACAATAATTGGCGAAACTATGCTTAATCGAGGAATTGATTGTGAAATTTTATTTGCAGATAAATTAATTAAAACAGATAATAACTTTGGTTCTGCCCGTGTCGACTTTAAAACTACAAACAAAAAAATTGTAGATTATTTTAATAAGCATAAAAAACTTCAGATCATTACTGGATTTATTTCATCAACTTCAAAGAATGAAATTACAACACTTGGACGTGGAGGTTCTGATTATACTGCATCTATCTTTGGAGCAGCATTAAATGCAGACCTAATTGAAATATGGACAGATGTTGATGGAATTTTAACTGCAGACCCAAGAAAAGTAAAAAATGCATTCCCACTTGAATCGGTTACATACGAAGAGGCAATGGAATTATCACACTTTGGAGCTAAAGTAATCTATCCACCAACAATGTTGCCAGCTTTACAAAAGAAAATTAAAATAGTCATTAAAAACACATTCAATCCCGAATTTCCTGGCACAATCATACTCGAAAAAGAAAAAACATCTAAATTTACAGTTAAAGGAATTTCTTCTATTGATGATATTGCATTGATTCAAGTGCAGGGGGGAGGAATGATTGGAGTAAGTGGAATTGCAGCTCGATTATTTGGTGCACTTGCTCGTCATAACATAAATATTATCTTGATTTCTCAGGCATCCTCTGAACATAGTATCTGTCTTGCAGTTTTACCCAAATATGCTGAAGAATCCAAAAAAATTATTGAAGAAGAATTTCGACTCGAAATTATGGATGGAAAAATTGGAAAAGTTGAAGTAGAGAAAAATCTTTCTATAATTGCAGTTGTTGGAGAAAATATGCGTCGCACACCTGGAATTGCAGGAAAAGTATTCAGTTCACTTGGAAAAAATAAAATCAATATAATTGCAATTGCACAGGGTTCTTCTGAATTAAATATTTCGCTGGTAATTAACAAAAGCGATTTAATAAATGCATTAAATATTTTGCATAAATCTTTATTGAAAAAATGAGGTTATTATGAATAAACAAAAAATTCCTGTTGCAATATTAGGTGCAACTGGCAGTGTTGGTCAAAGGTTTCTTGAAATGCTTATAAATCATCCCTGGTTCGAAGTTGTAGAACTTGCTGCATCAGATAAATCGGCAGGTAAAAAATATTCAGAAGCTACTAACTGGATAATGCAAACTCCACTTCCAGAAAAATATGCCAATATGATCGTTAAAAAATGTGAACCTAACTTATCTGCAAAGATTGCTTTTTCTGGATTGGATGCTTCGGTTGCAGGAGAAATTGAATCAGCTTTTGCCAGTTCTGGTTATTATGTAATTTCAAATGCAAGAAATCACCGTTTTGATGATGATGTACCACTAATTATACCAGAAGTAAATCCAGATCATCTTCAATTAATAAGAAGTCAAAAATATAAAGGTGGAATTGTAACCAATCCAAATTGTTCTACAATTGGACTTGTACTGGCATTAAAACCTTTAAATGATAATTTTGGTATTGAAGCAGTAAATGTAGTAACAATGCAGGCTGTTTCTGGTGCTGGATACCCAGGTTTGCCAAGTTTAGATATTATTGATAATGTTATTCCATACATCAGTGGCGAAGAAAAGAAAATGGAAACCGAGCCACTAAAAATTCTTGGCAAATTAAATTCGAATAAAATTGATTTTGCAGATATTAAAATTAGTGCACAATGTAATCGTGTTGCTGTAATAGATGGTCATACAGAATGCGTGCAGGTAAAATTAAAAACAAAAACAACAATTGAAGAAATCAAAAAAGTGTGGAAAGAATTTAGATCAATTCCACAAGAATTAGATTTACCAACTGCACCAAAAAATCCAATTGTTTATTTTGAAGAAGAAAAATATCCACAACCAAAAATTCAAAGAAATATAGAGAAAGGAATGGCTACTTCAATAGGAAGATTGCGTGAATGTCCATTATTCGATTTTAAATTTGTTATACTTTCACACAATACAATACGCGGGGCTGCTGGTGGAACAATTTTAATTGCAGAATTAATGAAATCAGAGGGATATTTCTAATGAGCTCAAAAAGTATTAGAGTCTTTGCCCCTGCATCTGTTTCAAATGTAGGTCCCGGTTTCGA
This region of Rosettibacter firmus genomic DNA includes:
- a CDS encoding thioredoxin domain-containing protein, with the protein product MNKLAKESSPYLLQHANNPVDWYPWCDEAFEKAKKENKPIFLSIGYSTCHWCHVMAHESFEDETVAEILNKNFICIKVDREERPDIDNIYMLACQIITGRGGWPLSIFMTADKKPFFAGTYFPKFSYAGRIGFVDLLNNVIKFWESKKDELLRSSDEITRYLNLEIATDSNESLQEEIFNKTFTSLKNNFDEEYGGFGTSPKFPSPHNLIFLMNYYLHYKNNEALKMVIKTLEEMRKGGIYDQIGFGFHRYSTDEKWLVPHFEKMLYDQAMMIDAYTLAYKITQDNFYKEVVYEIYSYLNIEMLSPEGAYYSAIDADSDGEEGKFYLWKSKELEEIIPDKYETIRKIFNVSDEGNFLNEATKKLTGKNILYLKNRLLDVLKEESLTYEEYEQIRKKLLNFRSKRIPPLKDDKILTDWNSLLISSFVKAYIVFEDDMFLKSAINCYDFIMENLFIDNKLFHVWKDNRSYTNGFVDDYAFLINASLELYKATLDENYLLNSINFDNVLYNEFWDNEKGGYFFTSKNDDNIVRTKILFDGAIPSGNSVQLLNLIKLYHYTGNPFYSELINKQLKAFSKQVNSATLGYTYFLNSFLILNEETGELLIISKNEIEKNIISQLSRQEKLFSILITNENKEKIYEIAQWTKNYKLLNDKVTYYLCKNYTCKQPANDFNEILKDLF
- a CDS encoding aspartate kinase; the encoded protein is MKILKFGGSSVGNAERINSVIEILQKYYISKKIKFSVVFSAFQGVTDKLIEIGNYAFKHNPQYANELKSLIEHHYKIATQLNQNKDIKTLTKKLEKLFNELKEVVDGVYLVKELTPRTLDYIVSFGEKLSCTIIGETMLNRGIDCEILFADKLIKTDNNFGSARVDFKTTNKKIVDYFNKHKKLQIITGFISSTSKNEITTLGRGGSDYTASIFGAALNADLIEIWTDVDGILTADPRKVKNAFPLESVTYEEAMELSHFGAKVIYPPTMLPALQKKIKIVIKNTFNPEFPGTIILEKEKTSKFTVKGISSIDDIALIQVQGGGMIGVSGIAARLFGALARHNINIILISQASSEHSICLAVLPKYAEESKKIIEEEFRLEIMDGKIGKVEVEKNLSIIAVVGENMRRTPGIAGKVFSSLGKNKINIIAIAQGSSELNISLVINKSDLINALNILHKSLLKK
- the asd gene encoding aspartate-semialdehyde dehydrogenase, with translation MNKQKIPVAILGATGSVGQRFLEMLINHPWFEVVELAASDKSAGKKYSEATNWIMQTPLPEKYANMIVKKCEPNLSAKIAFSGLDASVAGEIESAFASSGYYVISNARNHRFDDDVPLIIPEVNPDHLQLIRSQKYKGGIVTNPNCSTIGLVLALKPLNDNFGIEAVNVVTMQAVSGAGYPGLPSLDIIDNVIPYISGEEKKMETEPLKILGKLNSNKIDFADIKISAQCNRVAVIDGHTECVQVKLKTKTTIEEIKKVWKEFRSIPQELDLPTAPKNPIVYFEEEKYPQPKIQRNIEKGMATSIGRLRECPLFDFKFVILSHNTIRGAAGGTILIAELMKSEGYF